The Bos taurus isolate L1 Dominette 01449 registration number 42190680 breed Hereford chromosome 18, ARS-UCD2.0, whole genome shotgun sequence nucleotide sequence ATGCTTCTTATGTGCCATGTACAGCAATTTGCCCCTTAAATGTATAATCATCTCAATTCATCCTTCCATCAGCACCAAGCTTCCTTATTTAGCATTATACTGAATATTTGAGAACTAAAGTGGGGCTGAGGGTGCTTTTTCAATTCCCCCCTCTCCCTGAAATTTTCATGGCAGTTCTcacctgtttgtttatttgtcttgATAAACTGTGGTAtcattttatcaaaataaaaaatatcctcAATATATTGATTGGAATAGCACTAAATGTATAAATTTAGGACAGTCTGACATCATAGCTTTTAAATTAATCACCTTGCACCCTACTTTTCTCCTCTCAGTATTGGGTCTCCTTCTGTCTCTAGAATGGGCTCTTTTTGTTTTCAATCCTTTGTTGATAATCTGAAAAGACGGGTAGAGGGAACTCCATATCCTTGAAGTTAAAGCAAATCTAACCTTTTCCTCAGACTCTATAGTCCCTTACTCCTGTCTTCCTGAACTCTTTTGTTCCAGAGGGCAAATCCTGTTATACTTCTTCCCAGGGGTATGGGTCTGTTTTGCTAATCTGCATTTTTAAGGCTCCAGGATAGTGAGATGGTTCTGGAGACACTTCCTCCTCTTTCAGCCAGGTAGTTGGGACCCATGTATGACAGTCTCAGAGGGCACTGGGTGATTCACGTTGAGGCTCATGCATCACAGTGAGGAGGGCCTCACTGTCTGCCATCAGAAGGGGAAAGGAGTCTAGCTTGTTACTGAGGTGCTTGCAAAAAGAAGGGAGGCATTGAATGCAGGAAGAGCCTCCAACAGAGACAGGAGGGAAGGCCGGTCTGGAGAATGGACCTATCTGATGCCAAGGGGGTCACTGAAAAGAGCCAGAGGTCATTGGTGAAGCTGAGTCAGCTCTCAGCCGATCTGGTGCTGACTGTTGAGTGACGGAGTTTCCAGGTGGCGGTGGTAACAGTGCCCACTCCTTTTCCCTCTACTCTCCCCCTCCAGTGCACCATGACACTCATCTACCTCACTGTGGAGGATGTTTTCCTGCTCATCAACTACTTCAGCTTCAGCTACTGGTTCTTTGTGGGCCTTTCTGTCGCTGGACAGCTCTACCTTCGCTGGAAGGAACCTGATCGGCCACGACCTCTCAAGGTCAGTGACTCTGGGCAGACCAGGAGGGGTGGGCCATCTCTTCAAGGTCTTCCCCCTCTCCCATTCCCCCATTCCCTCATCACACTTTACCTAACATCTCACCTCTCTTAATTTCAGCTGAGCCTGTTTTTTCCCATCGTGTTCTGCATTTGCTCCTTGTTTCTGGTGATCGTGCCCCTCTTCAGTGACACCATCAATTCCCTCATTGGCATTGGAATCACCCTCTCTGGGGTTCCTGTCTACTTCCTGGGTGTTTATCTGCCAGAGTCTCGGAGGCCACTCTTCATTCGGAATGTCCTTGGTGAGCTCTTTGCCTGTTACACactggctttgtgtgtgtgtgtgtgtgtgtacaaagaTGTGTGCACAGGTGGGTGTGATGGCTAATGGCTTCCCCTTACTAGTGATATGCTGGAGACCTGGCTGCCCCTTTTGATCTTGACATGATCACTTTAATTCTAACTTTAGAGTCCTATTTTGCGGTTAAACACCCCCTCCCTGAAAGTGCAGTCCGTGTAGCAAGACAAGGAGTCATGCATCAGACCCTCTGGTTGGGTATGGAGTAGAGAACAGTGAGGTTTGCTGGGGGTGAGCCTGGCACAGGGTGCCCAGGGGACAGGTGGGAGGAACCACGTACTTTAATCAGCCTTATGTTGTTATGTTGTTTAGATTGGGGCTGTCATTCTGTCACTGAATATCAGTTTGCTAAATTCTCTTCTCTATTTTCATTTAGCTGCTATCACCAAAGTCACCCAGAAGCTTTGCTTTTGCGTCCTGACTGAGCTAGATGTAGCTGAAGAGAGACAGGCTGAGAGGAAAACTGAGTAGAGGCCAGAAGTGATATCCCCCAAGGCCTGGAAGGCTGCTACCTGGGGCCACAGCCACCGAAGTCCAGATTACAAGACTGTGTGGACCCAACCCTTTTGTGCTAAAGGAGGGCTGTTGGCCCACATTATGTAAGGGGGCTCAGGGCTGATGGCCTGCTCAGGTGTTCACTCTCATTGGTAAGCTATGGGAGGAATCTCAGGGTCTGGGGCCAGCCTGAAGGTGGGGACTTCagagggtggtggtgggagaGGACTTGGGCAGTAGGGGAATGGTGGTTCAGTTTTGTTCTGGTGAGTACAAACACTTACTTGGTGAGTTGCACTGGGGGAAGAGGGAGTGCTAGGTTAACAGCTGGGGCTGTTGGTTTCTGAATTTGACGTTTGAACCAGGAGTTTCTCTGAAGGGGATGCTCTGTGGGAAGTTTTCCTCTGACCAGGTCCAAGCACCTGACTTTAGAGGTCTGAAAtattaccatttcttcctctggttCAGAATCCTTCCCTGGGAAGAGGGTTGTCTTCCAttatttattgatattatttAATCCAGAACACCAGTTCCAGCAAAGCATTGGTCTTCATTAATTTACAGGATGTAATAGGCTGattgtatttaaaaattgaaagtacCCCAAAGCGAGTCCCTCTGACCTTAGAGGTATCTATGTGGTGGTTGGTGAGACTCTGACCACAGATTTTTTTGCTTAGTTTTAGCACAGTCttctggaaagatttttttttttttttactcctgtACCGGTTACACTTTAGTATGTAGATAGGTCACACGTTAACAATCACCTGGCTCAAGTCCAGGAAGGACAGATGAACAAATGTGGGAGTCAGAAGCCTGGTAAAACTGCTACTTTGAAGGCTAATCCTTTATTTTACTTGAGACCTTAGTTCTTTGCTGTAGTTGGTAAATCCCTGGTTTCTGGTATGAAGTCTAAGAAGGCAGAAACTGTTCTAGGATTCAGGTGAATCACTTGAATTCTTTCAGCTGACAGTGGCTTAGAGACCATTTCCGGGACCCAAGCTGACAAGTAAGTTGTTCCTCTCTGTAAGGGCTGCTATGAGGGGCTGCTGTGCAGACCCATGCAAGCCCATTGTGGTGCTAGAAGTGGTCATTTTCCTGGAAACCTCACATCAGGCTGCATCATCCTCCTTGTCCCCGACACCAGGCTTTGTTTACACTCTGAGCCACTTTGGTGTGGGTCATTTGGACACTGCAGTCCTCTTCTGCCTGCCTCCCCTTGCCTGAGGTTTGGGGGAGCTGCAGTCTCAGGAAGAGCTTGGTACTTGTGGGAACTTGTTTTCTCCCTGTGGACATCAGTGACGACTCTGGAATAAAGCTGCTTCCACCTCCACCTGGCTCTTCAGCAGACTCATGATCAGAAGCAACTAATTCTGGTGCTCAGGCTGCGCTTTAGCTCCCAGGTGTGGCCGGAGTGGTACATCTGACCTAACGGATGTTCCTTCATGGGCCACCAGGCTGCATTGGATTGGACAGCCGTCCAGTGTTGCTTCCAGAAACTCATCCTGGACCCAGAAGAACCTGCTGGCTTGGTGTGCCCCCATGGGGTTCTTGTCCTTAGGTTTTGAAATCAGTCAATGATAAAGACAGGAACTGTGAGGCAATCTACCTTTCTGAGCATTCTTCTCCACCATACTGGCCCTAGCTGCAGACAAGGGAGTGACCTTGGTCATACTTGTTCAATTAAGGCAATTTAGGGGAGCATGCTCACAGCTGCCTTTGGTTCAGGGTATGCCTCTGTGAGAACACAGGAGTACATTCCTCCCGTCATGGGTTGTGGATTTGCCTGACAACAGGGAGTCTTTTGCAAAGGCTGACTTGCCCAGACTATGTAAACATGACTCCTGTCTGACCCAAGCTGGCACCTATCCCAGGGATCCTCTGGAGCTAATCCTTTGAGTATGCTTGTCTTGAAGGATCCCCCACCCATGCTTTAATTTTCTTCACTGAAGTAAATGACCAGCTTATCTCAGGAACTTATCATCTCCCAGTGGCTGCCAGGCAAGCAAGGACCTCACACTCTAGGTTCCCTCATACTTGCTTAGTGAGCCAGGTCACCCCCTCTCATTACTGGATGGTGACTGTGTTCTTCCCCTCTGTGTTGGATACAGACTTCTCCCAGGAACCCTTCTGAGGGAGGGAAGCCAGAGACTCCCTACAGCACTACAGCTTTGTTGTATAATTAATTTCTTCGAGGTCTTTGTTGTTGATCTCCTTCAGTCCTTCTCATGGTGTGCTAATCCTTCTGCAGTGGGTACAGTTTGTGAAGCTGTCAGCCCTTTAATATTGGCAAACTTTAAAGAGTACATAAGAGCAGTGAGCACGTTATAATAGCAGAGTGGTTTTCAATCCTTTGCTTCTATGCCTGCAGAAGACTGAGATGACTGGTATTAAACCTGGAAGTTGTTGCCTGTTGCTTGCAGCACTGAACTGCACCTTAGTGGATACTTAGGATAGGAAACCAAGTCTGTCTGTTGGTTTTATAACTGCAAGAGTAGGACAGAAGTGAATCACTTGAGGAGGTTTAACAACTTCATGTAGTTAAGAATATAGGCAAAGATGTAcataaaatagaaagtgaaatggGTGGAGGTAGGATAGAAAAGTAGAAATGCTTATGAAATCTTAGAATGGGCAGGAAGACATTTCCTTGTTTATCTTCCCTTGTGAGAGTAAGTCTGTGCCCCAGGGCAAGAGGGCACACCTTGAATCGAAGGTTCTGTGTATTGTTTCCCTAGACCTGTGCAACATGGTAGCTACTAGCTATAAAGAGCTAAAGTATTCAGTTCCTCCATTGCAATAATCACATTTCACATGCTCAATAGCTGTATGTGGCTAATGCACAGTGCAGATAGAGAACATATTCGTCATTACAGAATGCCATCTTAGTCAGAGTTAAGGCATTTGTGGTTTGGAAAGGAGTAGGGACAGAGTTTGCTTACAAGAGATACCAGTTTTGGTAACAATATTGGTCCTGTTGACAGCAGTTTGGTTTTGGTGACTGCTGTGACTAGTTAAAACATTTCTCAGTGGAAAGCCAAGTTTAGGATGTGCTTTGCTTTTCCTCACTTGCTTTATGTCCTCAGTGTTTGAAACTTCTCACTCCCTTTTGGCAGGTGTTAGGGGAAGCAGGGAATATGGTGGGAAAACATGTAAGACAAATTTTACTTGCTCCCAATGTTCAAAgtttttattaaatacatttacaCATACCTTGTTCCTTGGCACCACTGCCAGAGGAAACAAGCAATCTTTACAAGTGTTATCAGAGTCAGGAAGCAGGGAGGTAGGGATAGCTGTTTAAAACctcacatcacaggcagattctacTTCCTTTCCTAATGGCCGTTACTGTCCAGTCTGTGCCACTATAAGGGACTCACTGCAGCCTTTCTAGAGTCCCTCTATCAAAAGAAACTGGCTTTTACTAGAGGCAGGTAACCTAGAAAAGCCCAGGCTTAGTGCTGATAAAATAAGAGACTCTCTCCCACTTAACTGGTTTCAGCGTAGGAGGAGAATGGGAATGCTGGGAAAATGCCTGGGCCAGGAAACTTCGATTTTATAGCATTTCCCGCCTGTGGACTGCAGGGTTGATTTTGATCAAGATAAATGGGCCCTACAGATAGTAGAAAGGACATTCCCTTAGTGCATGTTTTCCCTGTGGTGGAATGGTGCTGGTGGATAtgctttttccttccctttattAGGCTAGGAGGATGCTAACTACTGTGGCGGACCCTACGGTCACAGATCCCCCAGGGGCGTGTGGTAGAACCTCGTGGTTATCACAGCATCATCAGTCTGAATCGAGGTCATGGGGGCTGTCATAGTCAAACTCCTTCTGCACATCCAAAGGGTATTTGCTCCACATTGGTTGTCTGCTGTTGTCTCTTTCTTCGCTGCTGCTGTAATTGTCAGAGCctagaataaaataataagaatggGCTCTAATTGTATGGTTTTCTAAATGACCACAAAAGTCCCTTCCCTTCTCAAAAAGTTTGTTTTGTATTATAAAATACTTGCTAGAATATAGAacaattaaaaaagaagcaataaaatTCTTACCATGTAAACCAAGCCCTTTAACATTGGAGTGTTTCATCATTTCTCCCCTAAATATgggactttttttaaaattgtaacagTTGTAGTCATATTGCACATCTAATTTTGTTCCTTGCCACTTCCCCAGTAGAATATTCGTAGTTGAATTGTTCCTCTGTTACCAAACACTAAGAAATTCAAGGAATGGTGGTGCCAGAGCatccttcttttctcttccccGAGGTACCTAGTCTGTGTTGTTATACTTGTAAATGCAACAATTTACAAGTATCTGAGAAAACCCTTGGACGACTCCTACTGATGAACCTCTCCAGTACTTTATTCAGAGTAGAAGGGAAAAGGACTGTTGGTAGGCAATGACAGAACTAAGGATTTGAACCTAGGCCTGACTGACATTATACCTCCAGCAGCCCCCATGGAAACACTGGTCCTTCCATCTCCTACAGCTCCAACAGCTTATGGTTGAGCTAGTGGAGCTCAAATGGCAGAAAACGAAAACCAGCTAAGACATACCTGTCAATCTTGCTCACACCTCAGTCCCAGATCACATCAATCCCTCCCCAACCAGGGCTGCTATTACCTACCTCTGGAATCTTCATCTTCGTCACTGTTCTCCTCCTCTGGGTACTCATTGCGCCAGTTATTCTCACTGttttcatcatcttcatcatcataaATGTCCTCTGGTTGTTGATCATCATTCACCTGCACATCTCAACACAAATGTGAGTGTAAGTCAAAACCTCTAAAGGTATGCTCTGAGGGAAGCTATTAGCAGACCAACTTGGAGAGACGTCGTTTAAGGGTGGtgtgtgaaaaagagaaaacagagcagTCTGCTAGTGGCTATAgtaacctctgctgctgctgctgctgctaagtcacttcagtcgtgtccgactctgtgtgaccccttagacggcagcctaccaggctgccccgtccctgggattctacaggcaagaacactggagtgggttgccatttccttctccaatgcatgaaagtgaaaagtgaaaggtgaaagtgaagttgctcagtcgtgtccgactcccagcgaccccatggactgcagcccaccaggctcttccatccatgggattttccaggcaagaatactgcagtggggtgccattgccttctccgatagtaaCCTCAGgcatttataataaatttttccttttaagcaAGGGTAAGAACAATGATCAGGAATAGAACCTAGGGAGGCAAAGCATGTGATTGGGTAATAAGCTTAGGCTGCTTCGTGGGGCCCCTTACCAACTCCCACTCGTGGCTGTAGGGCTGCACAGAGAGGATGTTCTCAATCCATCCTGGAGTCGCCCTTTCCAAACAGTAAATGTCATACACAAAGTCGTCCTTTTGTTCCTTCTGATGCCCAGAACTTGGTCCACATTGAGATACATTCAACCCCTCACGGATCAACTCTACACAGTTGCAGAGGATCACATCTGGGTCAGATTTCTGTAAAAAGAACAGGAGATGATACATGTATAACCTAAAACATGGATGTCCCAAGAGGAGGAACCTAAGAGCTTGGTGAAGGAGGCCTTCCTGCAGTTCTACGTTGAATTCAAGATTCTTATCCCCATGGCCAACTagtcttttttcatttatctatgaaataaaaaaacagtCTATAAAATTAACATGTAGTATTACTTTTAAGGGAGAAGCTCACAAGATAGTTGCCTAGTCTTCTGTGGGTTGACACAAAAGAGCCCAAAGGAACACTAGAGGAAGGGGAGAGCCAGCACAAGTGGTTCATCTCACCCCAGGCTCTGCTTCTGCAGGTCTTCTCTGAGTTCCTTTGGTATGATGTTCTCCCTTTGGAGATCCACAGGCCCACTGCAGTGCCCCTATGGTTGACAGTCAAATGGGTCTGTATTTTGTGTGGCCACCTCTAGGGGCATAAGGGCGTTTCTTGGTACCTGGTGACTAGTACCAGCCATCACCCACCACTAGCTTGCTCACACTGACATCCTGCTTTTGCTCACAAACTAGGAGGGGACTCGATAATCCTTTTTCTGATAGTTTGAGAGATGTACTGCCCCAGAACAGAACTTGCCCAGGTAAGATGTGCTCCAGTGGCAAGAGGCTGTGTTATCcagggtcagatcagatcagatcagtcgctcagtcgtgtccgactctttgcgaccccatgaatcgcagcacgccaggcctccctgtccaacaccaactcccgaaaTTCACCGAGACTCAGgtccatgaagtcagtgatgccatccagccatctcatcctctgtcgtccccttctcctcttgcccccaatccctcccagcatcagagtcttttccaatgagtcaactcttcacatgaggtggccaaagtactggagtttcagctttagcagtgttccttccaaagaacacccaggactgatctccttcagaatggactggttagatctccttgcagtccaagggactcttaagagtcttctccaacaccacagtccaacaccacagttcaaaagcatcaattctttggcactcagccttcttcacagtccaactctcaaatccatacgtgatcacaggaaaaaccatagccttgactagacaaacctttgttggcaaagtactgtctctgcttttgaatatgctatctaggttggtcataactttccttccaaggagtaagcgtcttttaatttcatggctgcagtcaccatctgcagtgattttggagcccagaaaaataaagtctgacactgtttccactgtttccccatctatttcccatgaagtgatgggaccggatgccatgatctttgttttctgaatgctgagctttaagccaactttttcactctccactttcactttcatcaagaggcttttgagtttctcttcactttctgccataaggttggtgtcatctgcatatctgaggttattgatatttctcccggcaatcttgattccagcttgtgtttcttccagtccagcgtttctcatgacgtactctgcatataagttaaataaacagggtgacaacatacagccttttcctatttggaaccagtctgttggtccatgtccagttctaactgttgcttcctgacctgcatacaaatttctcaagaggcagatcaggtggtctggtattcccatctctttcagaatttcccacagtttattgtgatccacacactcaaaggctttggcatagtcaataaagcagaaatagatgtttttctggaactctcttgctttttccatgatccagcggatgttggcaatttgatctctggttcctctgcctttgtagCATGGGTTAATTTGGAAACGAGAGGGACATGCTGCAAGTCACTCTTGACGGGTTCACCACTGAGAGTTGTACAGCTCAAACCAAACACCATGTGGGGGGAAGAGGGTGTGTCCCATGGTGAAGGCAGATAGAGGGAGAGCAATGTTCTCATCATTTACAAGCTGTACAGCTCAAACCACACACCATATGGGGGGGAAGAGGGTGTGCCCCATGGTCAAGGCAGATAAAGGGAGAGCAATGTTCTCATCTTTTACAAGCTAAACAGAATTCTTCCTTGTTCTAAAGTTAAGAAGAACTAGACATGTCAGGTTTTGTGAAGACTCTTGACCAACCTCAAAGCTGTTTACAAGAAAAGTTCTGACTAACTCACAAGTCCACAGACCTCAGTTCAACAACTTATGCAgccattaaatattaaaaaaaaaatttacagaagtTAGCAAAACAAAAGTGCTAGACAAAAAAATAAACCAGTTTTGTTCCAATTATCTTTGGGATGGGgataaaatgaatgcattttctcctactttattttttggggctacacctgaccagggattgaacccacaccccctgcagtagaagcaaggagtcttaacacTGCACTGCCACCCCTccctttattttgctttcttttcttcataaaagaaaaaaaaattttaatctagtCTATGTATTTCTTTACCTATATTTGCAATTATGCTACATTCTGTTGTTAAAGTATCTTCCCATCTTGCCAGTCTTCATGGTTACCAATTTAGTGGTCTAATCAGTTGTATATGTCAGTTTCTATACATAATTGTTAGCCTCCATACACAGCACTATGATGAACGTGTCATTTCTTGCATTTGAAAAATGGAGATAAGAATACCTACCTTATATGGTttttgtgaggataaaatgagttaaagtaaaaaaaaaaaaaaaagaacctagcATAGTACTGGACACATTACTTAGTATACAAACAGTAGCTTTTGTTAATACCATAGCTATTTGCTTCTGTGGAATTATTTCCCTAGGATAAATCCTGGGGGTGAGATTGCTATCaccaattttaaattttctttacatttctggATGGCTTTAGAGtgcaaacaataaaaatagtttgaaaaataGGCTCCAATGTATTTTTAGGATGCTTGATATTACTGTAAAGCCCAAAGGCTTGCATAAATTTTAAGCACTACAATCATGTACAGTTTTAATCAGAGCCTCGCCAACAGTGCTATCAGCAACTCTTTTCCCAGTCATCTAGTAAGCGTAAAACCTCGTGTGctgtttaaatttatgttttttaataatCTGCAAACATTTTTGATGTGTTTATAGTTTGTACTGCATTGTCGGGAAAACCTGTGTTCAGATCCTTCCTAGCTTATCTACTAATTTTTCTTAGATTATTTAATGGGCTATTTAACTGACTTGATTCCACTGAACATGGGttcacttttaaaatgtgtaactTATGACACGGTCTGGAATTAGTTTTGGTAAAACAGATGGCTATCATGTCCAGGTATACTAGtaatacaattaaatattttttgcttgatatattttaaatttaaatttcatttgggggggcttccctggtgcctcagtggtaaagaacctgcctgccaatgcaggagacatgggttcaatacctgttacatgaagatcacacatgccttggagtaactaagcctgtgagccacaactactgagcttgtgctctacagcctgggagctgcaacttctgagtccacgtgttgcaactactgaagctcgtgtgccctacagcctgtgctctgcaacaagccaagccaccacaatgagaagatcgtgcactgcaactagggggtagcccccactcactgcaactagagaaaagcccaggcagcaacaaagacccaacatagccaaaaactattttgtttgtttttcattttttaaacttcagaaaccattaaaaagaatgatatttgaaaaatgtttatcaaGAGAAGGCATACCTTAGATTGagaattttctatttctctggtcTTATGCATGTagttgactttgttttttggaagTGAGGTACTAATTTAGAAAATGTAATTAGTAGAAAGTGACACTGAATTAAATGTGAGGAAGATTTGCGTTCTAATCCTAAATCTGCCTCAAACTTGGTATGCTACCCAGGCCTGGTCCTTTAATCTCTCTTTGATGAGTTTTCCCATCTGCTTTATTTTTACATTGGTCAAAATCTCCAGCGATTCCCCATCTCAGGGTGAAAGGCAAGGTGTCCTTTCAAGTACTGACCTGAAAGGATCTAGCAGATACCCTCTTCCAAAATTCCTTACTATATTCTCCCAACTCATTGGGCACCAGGCACATTGACCTTGCAAACATCAGACAAATTTGGCTTCTGGGTCTCTGCACTTACAGCTCCTCGGTATGGAATCCCTTTCCCCAAGACATCTGCAGTGCCCAGCCATTCACCTCCTTCAAGTCTTCACTCAAAAGTCATCTCAGTGAAAATGACACTGAAATGGGACcacacttttccttttttctttgcccCTTTTATGGCCCATATCAccatgtgatcagatcagatcagatcagtcgctcagtcgtgtccaactctttgcgaccccgtgaatcgaagcccaccaggccacctggtccatcaccaactcccggagttcactgagactcacgtccatcgagtcagtgatgccatccagccatctcatcctctatcatccccttctcctcctgcccccaatccctcccagcatcagagtcttttccaatgagtcaactcttcgcatgaggtggcacaagtactggagtttcagctttagcatcattccttccaaagaaatcccagggctgatctccttcagaatggactggttggatctccttgcagtccaagggactctcaagagtcttctccaacaccacagttccaaagcatcaattcttcggcgctcagccttcttcacagtctgatgaactatggaatgaggttcgtgacattgtacaggagacagggatcaagaccatccccaaggaaaagaaatgcaaaaaatcaaaatggctgtctggggaggccttacaaatagctgtgaaaagaagagaagcgaaaagcaaaggaaaaaaggaaagatataaacaccaTGTGATATCGAATTTATATGTTTGATGTTTCTCTTCTCCACCTGCatgctgggtcctcattgctgtACCTACAAAACCTAAGAATCATACTTGGCACAGAGTGGGCGCTGAGTAAATGTTGAGTGGATAACCTAACCTGAAAATTGTGGCTATCAAGCTGGGTGGATCATCCATCACTAAAGTGAGGCCACGTGTACCCTCTTTAACTGTGTGCTGACTTTGCGCAGAGAAGCCCAGAGGTCGACTCTGGGGCTGTACTCACTTTGCAGGAGATCGCGGCGGCGGCGACCTCTGCATCTTCTTCGTGGACCAGGTCTAATAGCTGAAAGTTTGCGTCGTCGGCGGCTTTTGCAGTTCCTGACGCATCCTCGGACTCCAAGCTGTCCGAGGGAATTCCCGAGGATCGGCGGCTAAAGACTACTCTGTAGCGGCCTTCCTGTCGGATCTCCCGAGCAGAAGCGCGGAGATGATGGCGGATACGTTGCTGGCTGCCCTGGGACGGGCGCAGGGCGGCCCGCAGGAGCGGCTGGACTGGCTCCTCCTAGGGTTGGGGAGAAGTAGAGGTGTGGGGCGGCATAAACAGGGGTTGGTGAAAGGGTCACGGATAAGGATGCACCCCAGCTGTACCCTAAGATCCCTTTCATAGCGGCTCCTTCCCGGCCCAATACCTGTGAGCGCACGGTGGCCACCAACTGGAAGACATTATTTTCTGCTGCTCTCTCCAGACCCTCTGGAGACGTCTTTGGAGTTTCCAATTCAACTGCACTGGAGCGGAGGCGTTTACAAGCGAGGACCAAAGCCTCGGCGGGCTCTGTGCCGAGCTTCCGCTTCACCCGGAGAACAGCTGTACGTCCAGCCTCCATAGCGGCTGCCGTGGAGCACTGTGGGAACGTGTTGGGTGTGACGGAAGAGCTCTTCAGTTCCGCTTCCGGGCCCGCCCCCGGCACACTCAGAGAGTCTAGGGAGGTCCCGCCCTCCCACGCCTGTAGAGGCAAGATGGCGGTGACGGAAGAAGTGAATGGAACTGTTCCCGCGTCGGGTGAGACGCTGGACGGGTTGGGAAGGTGGGGTCGCGGTTGAAGGCTCGAATGCAGCCAGA carries:
- the SLC7A6OS gene encoding probable RNA polymerase II nuclear localization protein SLC7A6OS, which codes for MEAGRTAVLRVKRKLGTEPAEALVLACKRLRSSAVELETPKTSPEGLERAAENNVFQLVATVRSQEEPVQPLLRAALRPSQGSQQRIRHHLRASAREIRQEGRYRVVFSRRSSGIPSDSLESEDASGTAKAADDANFQLLDLVHEEDAEVAAAAISCKKSDPDVILCNCVELIREGLNVSQCGPSSGHQKEQKDDFVYDIYCLERATPGWIENILSVQPYSHEWELVNDDQQPEDIYDDEDDENSENNWRNEYPEEENSDEDEDSRGSDNYSSSEERDNSRQPMWSKYPLDVQKEFDYDSPHDLDSD